In Candidatus Sulfurimonas marisnigri, a single genomic region encodes these proteins:
- a CDS encoding LegC family aminotransferase: protein MYKDIIEFIQNVYNTKEFIPLHEPRFIGNEKKYLNDCIESTFVSSVGKYVDTFELEFAKKVGAKYAVATVNGTAALHISLILADVKRDDEVITQPLTFIATCNAISYIGAKPIFVDVDLDTIGLSPKSLEEFLKANCEIIDSTCKNKTTGKTIKACVPMHTFGHACKIQEIQEICDEWHIALVEDAAESLGSYYNNKQTGTFGKLGAFSFNGNKIITSGGGGVIVTDDEKLAKKAKHLTTTAKIPHKWEYVHDEIGFNYRMPNLNAALLVAQLEQLDTFIKSKRDLALKYEELFSSVVDIDFVKEPSNSKSNYWLQAVIVKDVKNRDEFLDFTNKNGVMTRPIWKLMNELEMFKDCQCGGLKNSKYLEQRVVNISSSVVI from the coding sequence GTGTATAAAGATATCATAGAATTTATTCAAAATGTTTACAATACAAAAGAGTTTATTCCACTGCATGAACCTAGATTTATTGGAAATGAAAAAAAATATTTAAACGACTGCATAGAATCTACATTTGTTTCAAGCGTTGGAAAATATGTTGATACATTTGAATTGGAGTTTGCTAAAAAAGTTGGCGCTAAATATGCAGTAGCTACAGTAAACGGAACAGCAGCTCTTCATATATCACTTATACTGGCAGATGTGAAAAGAGATGATGAAGTTATTACACAGCCTCTAACTTTCATAGCTACATGTAATGCAATAAGCTACATAGGAGCAAAACCGATTTTTGTGGATGTTGATTTAGATACGATAGGATTATCACCAAAATCTTTGGAAGAGTTTTTAAAAGCAAATTGTGAAATAATAGATTCTACATGTAAAAATAAAACAACTGGAAAAACTATAAAGGCCTGTGTTCCAATGCACACTTTTGGCCATGCCTGCAAAATACAAGAGATACAAGAGATATGTGACGAGTGGCACATTGCTTTAGTTGAAGATGCAGCAGAAAGCTTGGGTTCATATTATAACAACAAGCAAACTGGTACATTTGGAAAATTAGGTGCATTTAGTTTTAATGGAAACAAAATTATTACTTCTGGTGGTGGTGGAGTTATTGTTACAGATGATGAGAAGCTTGCAAAAAAAGCAAAACATCTTACAACTACAGCAAAAATACCACATAAATGGGAGTATGTGCATGATGAGATAGGTTTTAATTATAGAATGCCTAATCTTAATGCAGCTCTTTTAGTAGCACAGCTTGAACAGCTAGATACATTTATAAAAAGTAAGAGAGATTTAGCTTTAAAGTATGAAGAACTATTTAGTTCAGTTGTTGATATTGATTTTGTAAAAGAACCAAGTAACTCAAAATCAAACTATTGGTTACAAGCAGTAATTGTTAAAGATGTAAAAAATAGAGATGAGTTTTTAGACTTTACAAATAAAAATGGTGTTATGACAAGACCAATCTGGAAGCTTATGAATGAGCTGGAGATGTTTAAAGATTGTCAGTGTGGTGGTTTAAAAAATTCTAAATATTTAGAGCAAAGAGTTGTAAATATTTCAAGTAGTGTAGTAATATGA